One region of Culex pipiens pallens isolate TS chromosome 2, TS_CPP_V2, whole genome shotgun sequence genomic DNA includes:
- the LOC120421700 gene encoding uncharacterized protein LOC120421700: MNLAGYGADGKLWSPRRRGHRRYQRCSGSFFHRSPMPKTIPEVSPKAVVEGRQHKRDIIHLRRRARSRLGNLEARRFRVEQPSERVRREPQIRQGQELSQRDAERAKIKTELASRSETFRVRDEELVDMLARGGRRSALDLCLSKSVVCLSDIPGQASSFSAHLPGRRSKGLSGSPGLKSMDPSGSPGLVITHPLGLSGQKPLDNDAVDHEVIIGGTSAKFHKNQAAKNSASGRPEPARKQRMHPGLVRSDKEKSSREASSTSPPKPACNAWNEAGDRTRTLSHGSGKRPCVGVSRNRDHGMSKETLARPYVLAGEEDLEIPHLPHGSEKCYGESRRPIVASPLKQRVQTKRRVIRFQLSRSTSRRTSWQCSAKLDEKNKEKKTITKFVRTDCAPSAFVKVSLRRSR; this comes from the coding sequence ATGAATCTGGCCGGATACGGAGCGGATGGTAAGCTGTGGTCGCCAAGAAGGAGAGGGCATCGTCGATATCAACGCTGCTCTGGATCGTTCTTTCATCGGTCGCCAATGCCAAAAACCATCCCAGAAGTTTCACCAAAAGCAGTCGTCGAAGGCCGCCAGCACAAGCGGGACATCATCCACCTCCGGCGGAGGGCTCGTTCGAGACTGGGGAATCTTGAGGCCCGTAGGTTCCGAGTGGAGCAACCATCGGAGCGGGTACGTCGGGAACCACAGATCCGGCAAGGGCAGGAGCTGTCACAGCGCGATGCTGAGCGGGCCAAGATTAAGACGGAGCTTGCAAGTCGGTCAGAAACATTTCGAGTACGGGATGAAGAGTTGGTGGACATGTTGGCTCGAGGAGGAAGACGATCTGCACTCGATCTCTGTTTGTCAAAGTCGGTGGTTTGTCTGTCCGACATACCGGGACAAGCGTCATCATTCTCAGCACATTTACCGGGAAGAAGGTCGAAAGGTCTGTCAGGTTCGCCGGGACTAAAGTCGATGGATCCGTCAGGTTCACCGGGACTGGTGATAACTCATCCATTAGGTTTGTCGGGACAAAAGCCACTGGACAACGATGCAGTGGATCACGAAGTGATCATCGGTGGCACCAGCGCCAAATTCCACAAGAATCAAGCGGCTAAGAATTCAGCATCAGGACGGCCGGAGCCGGCAAGGAAGCAGCGGATGCACCCGGGACTGGTGAGAAGTGATAAGGAGAAGAGTTCTCGTGAAGCGTCTTCAACCTCGCCACCCAAGCCGGCGTGTAACGCTTGGAATGAAGCCGGAGACCGTACCAGGACACTCTCACACGGGTCGGGAAAGAGACCGTGTGTTGGGGTTTCCAGGAATCGAGATCATGGGATGTCTAAAGAGACTCTGGCGCGACCGTACGTGTTAGCAGGTGAGGAAGATCTGGAAATACCACACCTTCCCCACGGGTCGGAGAAATGTTACGGTGAATCGCGCCGGCCCATAGTAGCGTCGCCGTTGAAGCAGCGCGTTCAAACAAAGCGACGCGTGATCCGATTTCAGCTTTCACGATCGACATCGCGACGTACGTCGTGGCAGTGTTCTGCGAAGCTGGACgagaaaaacaaagaaaaaaaaacaataacaaagttCGTTCGAACGGATTGCGCGCCAAGTGCTTTTGTAAAAGTATCGCTGAGACGATCGAGGTAG
- the LOC128093083 gene encoding uncharacterized protein LOC128093083, whose translation MHDAGSVGIKSLVDDRLTWSDGWISNPIADTGNGYVTWPIVSENLLTCTADVCVRNVIHSTQSEYGVTERLLTRVAVYPHQWPMANGSIPNACTGDSGAARTRHWMHDAGSVGIKSLVDDRLSWTDGWISNPIADTGHGDVA comes from the coding sequence ATGCACGACGCGGGTAGCGTAGGGATTAAATCTctggtggatgaccggctgacCTGGTCGGACGGATGGATCAGCAATCCGATAGCTGACACCGGAAATGGTTACGTGACCTGGCCTATTGTCAGCGAGAACTTGTTGACCTGTACGGCCGATGTGTGTGTTCGGAATGTCATTCACAGTACCCAATCCGAGTACGGTGTTACAGAACGCTTGTTGACCCGGGTCGCCGTTTATCCGCACCAATGGCCCATGGCCAATGGCAGCATCCCGAATGCCTGTACCGGGGATAGCGGCGCGGCCCGAACGAGGCACTGGATGCACGACGCGGGTAGCGTAGGGATTAAATCTctggtggatgaccggctgagCTGGACGGACGGATGGATCAGCAATCCGATAGCTGACACCGGACACGGCGACGTGGCCTGA